The following nucleotide sequence is from Pochonia chlamydosporia 170 chromosome 4, whole genome shotgun sequence.
TCACATAATTCATTAGATACAAGTCCCCATACGTGTCTCAGCTCACAGCACTCCATACCGCACCACATCAGTCCACCAGCCTCTGTAGATCATACAAAGGTTACAATGTACGCCGTTCACACTGCAAAAATGCCTGTCCTGCCTGTCGAGTCGCTGAGAAATTCCCGTGGTTAAGAGTGGGCAGTTGAGCGTTCTCCGTAttgccatccttgtccaCTAGTTTGAAGTCAAAGAAGGCCACAAACAAAGCTATACACATGGCCACTTCGATCTTGGCAAACTATTGTATGGTCAGTATGTCTTTCACCACAGCGCAATATGTCTAGCAGGGGATGGATGGCCGCGTACCTTCATTCCCACTGCATTTGCCAGTGTTAGCAGCTTTCTCCAGCGTATCTTTCACAGGTGAAATACTTACGACAAGGATGCATGCCACTTCCCCATCCCACATAGGCGTGGCTCACTTTCTTATCCTCCGCTCGATCTGCGAAATATCTGCTTGGATCCCACTTATGCGGCTCTGAGTACACCTCCGGATCAAGGTGGACATCTGCAATTGGATATACCTTTCAAAGTTCGTCAGCTTCTGTCGGATAAGCGTCGATATCAAGAAACCGCAAGTCTTACTGCGTAGGTATTCCTGGGAATAATCTCCCCTGAGCCCAAGATTTCAATATCTTTTCCAACGTTCTTGCGTATTGCCGACCCTGGCATTACCAGTCTGATGGTTTCGCGAAGGCAGTAGTCGATCATCGGGAAGTCGGTTTCCCAGTCTTCCATCTTGAGGCGGCCTAACACATCAGGCCCAGGCTCCGTCTCTGAGTATCTGTGCTTGGCTATAGCGGCAGACACCTCGTCTTGAACTTTTCGATACCACAGGCTGTTCTGGGAGAGAAACAGCAAGATCCAGGCTGATATGACCCCCGTGTTCAAGAGACCAGCAAATATTCCGCCCATAATAAACTAATACATCGGTTGAGGTGAGCATGTGCGCATTGAGGCTCGGGTTTCAGCCAAAACATTTATGAAGGGCCAATCAAACTTACAGCAGAAGTAATGACATCTTTTTCGCCATCGTCCATCATCAGCTGCATAGGATCCTCTTCTGTACGCCCAGTCCGTCGCCTGTCTTGCATGATTTTGCAAAATATCCGGTGTAATCTAGCACCTGCCCAAATCTTTGAAAGTCTGCTCGGGACTGGCAGTCTAGGGAACATTACTTCCAAAGCTGAGCTGTCATCCAACGCGCCAAAAATACCTAGAGTCTCTCGCAACAGTTTCGGGTCGTTCGCGATATCAACACTCCCTAGGTGGCGAACAGTGAGCTGGTAGATGAGAGCGTACACTGAATCGAAAGGGTCCACTGGTACACTTGTATCAAGATCATGGAAGCTTGTCATGCAGTCCCTAACCATGATAGGTAAGTTCGATTCAAGGCGACCTTTTTGTAAGAACCGCTTAAATAGACTGACCAAGTGGTTCCCCAAAGTGCCTTCTCCGTCGTAGAGGTGGTCAACAGTCGGTGCTGCTGAGAACAGGGCAGCAAATCTTTTCTTATGTCAGTGCATCTCACAGTGGCTGTCgcctcttccatctccaGGATACATACCCTTCATTCATGTCAAGGCCACGAGAGGTGTAAAAGGTTTTCCTCCCGGCACTACCTGACAGCGCCACAATCGGGTACGGTCCGTAGAAGAAGCTGAACTGaccagaagaagactttgagaAACCCTTTTGCAAAAACGACAACCTATGACCAAAGAATCCAGGAGACCCGAGCACTGGCCACCCTTGTAAAGATTTAGGCGCTTTCAATGGCCACGCTGGCCGCGTGGCGAATCGAAATAGAAGAATAACGAATGTGGTTATTCCTAGTATCAGAATGCTCGCGGGCCAGTCTTGGGGCGAAGCCAACAATGCCAGAACTTTCGCCATGTCGGGAAAAGACTTGATAGAGCGTGATATGTCGCGTTGCAGCTCTGGTTGTACGTTAAGAGGCTATTTGACGAGAACTACAAGATTGCTTCATAGAGGCTGGTTGCCCTAACAAAGATTCATCCAAGCCTACGGGGTGCAAACCTCTCTCCAAATACGGATTTGGGGGAGCAGGTGCCTTTAATAGTATGCGGAGAATGATATACGTTCTAGCACTAAGTCAACGTGGGACAGTGTTTTTACTCTAGAAATTTAGCTCCTCCACACGATCGACAGTAGACTTGGATGGCTGGTCCAGGGACCCGGCCTATTGCCTAAGACATGGCGGGCCACAATGACCGATCTCCCAGCAGCAATTGAAAGCTATTGCTGAGAATGATGGAACTAATATCAGACGGCATCCGGCGGGACTATTTGCTACGCGTTCAGTGCGATCAAATGGCATCGTGAGCTTCTGAAGAATGGTTGGACCCATGGCTAGTCCCCATCCTGATTGTTGACATCGAAAGATCCATTGGACGAATGCTGTGcaagtcaatggcaaagtaaCACCgcatgatgcaaatgccaCACACTCGAGTTCGATTGCATTCTCGATCTTGTGCTGGGGTTGTCTCACTCGCGATTCGGTTCAGCGGACCCCAAGTTTCGGGCCAAGAAGGTTCCGAGCTCTATGCCAGGCGATGTCACCTACTAGCAGCAAGACAACAAATCGAAAGCGTGCTTTCAAACCCATCTCCGCAAATTGCGAATTCGCTGCAACTTGCCTTGGCCACGTTGTTGCGCCTCCTCACTGGTGCATGAAATAATGTCGCGTAACTCGAGACTATTCACTCACTTGCTTTGCACAACCCATATATGCACACACTCCCACCGGACAACAGGCCAGTGCGCCGCATCCTCGTTGCACAGATTGAATTTGGCGTGGCTGTTCAACACATTGTTACTCGCTCCATTGTTGAGGGTTGCATCGATAGCAAGAACCGTTGAATTCTGCTGCCAGCCTAACGACACGGCGATTGAGCCGTTCGATTGAGAAGACCGTTCCAGGGGTCGTACAATAATCCGTTTGTCCAGCCGCGTTCATGGAACATGTCGACCAAACTGGTTCAGAGTAAAGGATCAAATCGTTTGTTGTCGGTGTAGGGAGGAAAGTCTCGCCCActggagcacttgagagtTGGAATGAATCACAGAGCCCAAGGCCAGTGGCACTGGACTTGATCACTTTACCCCACCTGTCGGTTCAGTGGAGTGTGTgtggctccttcctctttTGTTCCTGTagaaatgtcaagtccagtcaATTCAACCAATTCTTTATTGATGCCTGGCAATTTGCCGAAAATGCGAGTGATCTGGTGAGGGAAGAATATGATCCAGGTCTATTTCCTACATACTACTGTGCTTCGTATAGTACTGTACACGTTGAATTTATTATGCAGGTTGAATCTGCCGGATGCCATGCCACCGCAAACGTCGCTTGCGTCGATGAAGCTGACTTTCAAACTTGAGTTTTGGGTATCGGGTCATCGACCGCAGgaaccaccaacagccacTGCAGACCCGTGAAGCGCCGTCAGCACTGGAAATACAGAAACAACTTCGAACGTCATATTGattcttcctccttcttaaTAGAAGCCGCGTCTTCCTTGGCGCCTCCAGTAAAGCGCCCATTCTTAAAAGCTCTCCGCAGCTCGCAATTCTTCACGGTCTTACCACCAGCCTTGCACTCCGCGCAGAGTCTGCCATGTGTAACAAAGAGAACATGTAGGGGGTATTTCTCATCATCAGGCACAACTGCATCCAAATGGGCCTGAGTCTCTTCCCTCCCAGCAGAAGCTGGTCtccagccaagaaggccagtGATGCGATGAACATGGGTATCAACGGCAAAACTAGGGCGTTGCAGGCAGAAGAGCAACACGCAACTCGCTGTCTTCGGCCCTACCCCTTGAAAGGAAATCATCTCCTTCATagcttcttcatctgacGCCTCGAACAAGTGGTCGAGCGAGTATACACCATACTTTTGTTTCGTTTGCTGCAGAAGACCGATGATGACTTTGCTTTTGGTTGCAGCCAGGCCGCCGGTTTGTATTGCTTTCTCCAGCCTCGCTTGGCCGCCGCTCGCAATCTCTTCCCACTTATCACTACCTCCATACTCTTCATCCATACTCAGTTTGGCTCTGGTGCTGTTTTTGTTGCTTGTGTTCTGTGATAATATTGTGCGCACCAGAGCATCCAGGACAGACGGTGAATCTCCACAGCCTGCGGTTTTCGTAGGCGCCACAACCTCCTCTGGACGAAGTCGTTCGCCGTGAACCTTTGCAAGAATTCTGTGAGCAGTTCTGCATTCTTCCGCGGTGGGACGGACAAAGTCTGGGTACGGCGACTGCTTCGAGAACGCAGAAAAAGATTTGAGTTTACGCTCCTTGAGAACCTCTGCTTTGGTTGTCACTGTTTCGATGGCGGATTTCCGGGGGCTGATATCAGAGATCCGCTTGACTGTTGGTGATACAGGCTCATTCTTGATCTTTTTGATGTTATGTCTTTGAGGTGAATTCGGTGATGCACTACGCTTCACCGATCTCGAAGTGATGCGATTCCTGTTAGGCGTGATGGTCTCGGTCTTCACCACAGTTTCCGTTTTCACGTTTCTGGCGCTTCGCCGAAGCGGCGCCACTGACGGAACAGCCATGAGACTGTTGGTTGCCGTTTTGCAGGCTCCGTATCGCCGTCGATTCGATCTTGCCCTTCAACAGGAAATTGAAACCAACAGCACTCTGTCCTGCGCCTGGtatgtcaatgtcaatttcGTTTGTCGATGCGAGGGCGTTCGTGAAGGATGCAAGGAAGCAACAGGGGTAAGTTCAACCTGATGTGGACCCGAGAATGTCAAGCCGCCACATTCATCCAGTTTGGGCAACAATTCATCATACACTCTCATCATGCGCTCTCACCCATTATTCTCTAGCCGTTTTTATCAGCAACTATTGCAAGTATTGCACCGTCGACTAAGTCCGACCTGGCTCCCTCCGGGCCGAACCAGAGGGCTGCTACTTCTAGAAGACCCAGCATTATTTGACCGAAGGTATCGCAGAATTGGCGTCGACCACTGTCAGGCAACCCAGCTACGGTGGACTCAACTAGCATGGATGATGCTGACATCCTCCAACCGCATATCTGACTTTACGTCTATTCCCTTGCCAACCCCAGATACCCCCGCGTCTTACAGGTAACGGGCCGATGATGCGCTTTCAAATTGCTAAAAAGGGCCGGCATGGTTCCGTTTACGCGGAGCCTGCGCATGGCATGACATCAAAGCTCTTATCAAAGAGATATTAATGTGGTCACTTCCGCATAGGCTTGCTTGTCTCATCACTCAATCCGCAGT
It contains:
- a CDS encoding cytochrome P450 6A1 (similar to Colletotrichum fioriniae PJ7 XP_007601935.1) — encoded protein: MAKVLALLASPQDWPASILILGITTFVILLFRFATRPAWPLKAPKSLQGWPVLGSPGFFGHRLSFLQKGFSKSSSGQFSFFYGPYPIVALSGSAGRKTFYTSRGLDMNEGFAALFSAAPTVDHLYDGEGTLGNHLVSLFKRFLQKGRLESNLPIMVRDCMTSFHDLDTSVPVDPFDSVYALIYQLTVRHLGSVDIANDPKLLRETLGIFGALDDSSALEVMFPRLPVPSRLSKIWAGARLHRIFCKIMQDRRRTGRTEEDPMQLMMDDGEKDVITSAFIMGGIFAGLLNTGVISAWILLFLSQNSLWYRKVQDEVSAAIAKHRYSETEPGPDVLGRLKMEDWETDFPMIDYCLRETIRLVMPGSAIRKNVGKDIEILGSGEIIPRNTYAVYPIADVHLDPEVYSEPHKWDPSRYFADRAEDKKVSHAYVGWGSGMHPCLGMKFAKIEVAMCIALFVAFFDFKLVDKDGNTENAQLPTLNHGNFSATRQAGQAFLQCERRTL
- a CDS encoding base excision DNA repair protein (similar to Metarhizium acridum CQMa 102 XP_007808343.1), which gives rise to MAVPSVAPLRRSARNVKTETVVKTETITPNRNRITSRSVKRSASPNSPQRHNIKKIKNEPVSPTVKRISDISPRKSAIETVTTKAEVLKERKLKSFSAFSKQSPYPDFVRPTAEECRTAHRILAKVHGERLRPEEVVAPTKTAGCGDSPSVLDALVRTILSQNTSNKNSTRAKLSMDEEYGGSDKWEEIASGGQARLEKAIQTGGLAATKSKVIIGLLQQTKQKYGVYSLDHLFEASDEEAMKEMISFQGVGPKTASCVLLFCLQRPSFAVDTHVHRITGLLGWRPASAGREETQAHLDAVVPDDEKYPLHVLFVTHGRLCAECKAGGKTVKNCELRRAFKNGRFTGGAKEDAASIKKEEESI